One part of the Sardina pilchardus chromosome 5, fSarPil1.1, whole genome shotgun sequence genome encodes these proteins:
- the zgc:77151 gene encoding proline-rich protein 36 — translation MYKAAMEQNGLQWEGAPSCSRGSFAFYKSVSSRLETGCPGPVWKLGGFYFVRCGPQEPVCIAEVTLLWEDQKQRHLLASSRLYFLPEDTPKGRTRDHGEDEVLAVSKRIVVRVDDLAKWACAEPPVWRGGGGQDDRLGQTTSSLTDSPQPKEDAQGVGEGSCVRVLSYPQYCRYRSMQKRVQELGGWRRLQDPHIKTLEEIRMVQQSARVLYCRDTFNHPTLHANACILTQLGFSSIRLKGRPRKRRGRYPKVPEQPTSQQSESWMERMNENVLGSAELQWAGGWLHHPEEQLFLDQLFSFMERQGSPISKVPNLGFKKIDLFLMYSVVKRLGGYENVTTQRMWKTVYNELGGSPGSTSAATCTRRHYERLMLPYEQFMNSGSKPLKTQETVVPIKPMRGRPPLHLKRQKTNGVTPPPRVVTADGLVVVRRGRGRPPGRRKVLAARANQGRPPLQAKPPLSQGALSPLPPQGPPAPALTPAHLTLPQKQNHSSPLHTQVHTPVSCSPTSTSTPTPTLAPSRLPSTPLPAPPAQPEELKLEPQDLAPPTPRFSGLSQASPREPVPPVPQCNGLSQGFTPAAAAVVVGTGGVGSSASPAVFSPTRGLCPLDLFRTRLGLGTLASGVPLSTPVPSMHLQSPLRPHTRLPALPSPVASTLAGPLTDPHPPPQHSGAAEPGSQGAPSSLDTQGGGGGGGGGGCGAVRSQSPLPPLRILPLELDCSVQVRQVLMRGSLGSDCVHSFTKRLSEALTQDLESPRATPASSSSSTSTSTSTSPAVAMVTQAEPLNLSRRGGLKRSAGDDADPSLEHDSMDDGPSWSPAAKQPRLDADGLPLKPNGGVFRFPLFQDQPADLSLPCRVRALLRESRRLTAKGPDAAAEPMDTLPRPATTSNSALCRPGDSPAVEEQKEAAGLGVPLAGVNSAACRPGGSPTIEQENGAAGLGVPLAAVCPTVEERSTAPELDCPLSGAGSGGVEAGSRGAEAGSEGAEAGSGGADGTLDAGLGGESLVEVTSKQMKHGKGDHTQLANRVLDTQDYVELPNGKLDTLGDHNVLANGDSDAQGSHRKLANGEPDAQAYEMTLANGKTDIKDDHMALTNGVSDGDHDDRALTNGEGDAVGSFISLILPDSPPHSHCNPVASTLLS, via the exons TGGGAAGGCGCTCCCAGCTGCTCGAGGGGCTCGTTCGCCTTCTACAAATCGGTGAGCTCGCGTCTGGAGACGGGCTGCCCCGGCCCGGTCTGGAAGTTGGGGGGGTTCTACTTTGTGCGCTGCGGCCCCCAGGAGCCCGTGTGCATCGCCGAGGTCACTCTGCTGTGGGAGGACCAGAAGCAGCGCCACCTGCTGGCCAGCTCCAGACTCTACTTCCTACCGGAGGACACCCCCAAGGGCAGGACCAGGGACCAcggagag GATGAGGTGCTGGCGGTGTCCAAGAGGATCGTGGTGCGGGTGGACGACCTGGCCAAGTGGGCCTGCGCTGAGCCTCCTGTGTGGAGAGGAGGCGGCGGGCAAGATGACCGCCTGGGTCAAACCACTTCCTCCCTCACAGACTCCCCACAGCCAAAGGAGGACGCACAAG gTGTGGGTGAGggctcgtgtgtgcgtgtcctgaGCTACCCCCAGTACTGCCGCTACCGCTCGATGCAGAAGCGTGTGCAGGAGCTGGGGGGCTGGCGGCGGCTGCAGGACCCCCACATCAAGACCCTGGAGGAGATCCGCATGGTGCAGCAGAGCGCCCGCGTGCTCTACTGCAGGGACACCTTCAACCACCCCACGCTCCACGCCAACGCCTGCATCCTCACACAGCTCG GATTCTCCTCCATCCGTTTGAAAGGAAGGCCTCGCAAGCGTCGAGGCCGATATCCCAAAGTGCCCGAGCAGCCAACCAGTCAGCAGTCCGAGTCGTGGATGGAGCGGATGAAC GAGAACGTGCTGGGCAGTGCAGAGCTGCAGTGGGCCGGGGGCTGGCTGCATCACCCGGAGGAGCAGCTGTTCCTGGATCAGCTCTTCAGCTTCATGGAGCGCCAGGGATCACCCATCAGCAAGGTGCCCAACCTGGGCTTCAAGAAGA TTGACCTCTTCCTCATGTATTCCGTGGTCAAGAGGCTGGGAGGCTATGAAAAC gtgacGACCCAGCGGATGTGGAAGACGGTGTATAACGAGCTGGGCGGGAGTCCAGGGAGCACCAGCGCGGCCACCTGCACACGGAGACACTACGAGAG GCTCATGCTGCCCTATGAGCAGTTCATGAACAGCGGCTCCAAACCCCTGAAGACCCAGGAGACTGTGGTTCCCATCAAGCCCATGAGGGGGcgccctcccctccacctcaaGAGGCAGAAGACGAATGGAGTCACTCCTCCA CCGCGGGTGGTAACGGCTGACGGTTTGGTGGTGGTCCGGCGCGGTCGAGGACGTCCACCAGGCCGACGGAAAGTCCTGGCGGCCAGGGCCAACCAGGGCCGGCCCCCCCTGCAGGCCAAACCTCCTCTCAGCCAGGGGGCGCtatctccccttcctcctcaggGTCCCCCTGCCCCTGCTCTTACTCCTGCTCATCTCACTCTCCCCCAGAAGCAGAACCACagctcccccctccacactcagGTCCACACCCCCGTGTCCtgctcccccacctccacctccacccccacccccaccctcgccCCCTCCCGCCTGCCCTCCACCCCTCTTCCTGCCCCTCCAGCCCAGCCGGAGGAGTTGAAGCTGGAGCCTCAGGATCTGGCTCCCCCTACACCCAGGTTCAGTGGTCTCTCCCAAGCATCACCCAGAGAGCCAGTCCCCCCCGTGCCCCAGTGCAATGGTCTCTCTCAGGGTTTCAcccctgctgctgcggctgtgGTGGTTGGCACCGGTGGTGTGGGCAGCAGTGCCTCTCCGGCCGTCTTCAGCCCAACCAGGGGCCTGTGCCCGCTGGACCTTTTCCGTACCCGTCTGGGCCTGGGCACCCTGGCATCGGgcgtccctctctccacccctgtgCCCAGCATGCACCTCCAGTCCCCGCTGCGCCCGCACACCAGGCTTCCTGCCCTGCCGAGCCCCGTGGCCTCCACCCTGGCTGGGCCTCTCacggacccccacccccctccccagcaCTCAGGGGCCGCAGAGCCGGGGAGCCAGGGAGCTCCGAGCAGCCTGGACActcagggtggaggaggaggaggaggaggaggaggatgtggggCGGTGCGGTCGCAGTCTCCGCTGCCTCCTCTCCGGATCCTTCCGTTGGAGCTGGACTGCAGCGTGCAGGTGCGTCAGGTGCTGATGCGCGGGAGCCTCGGCTCGGACTGCGTGCACAGCTTCACCAAGAGGCTGAGCGAGGCGCTCACGCAGGACCTGGAGTCGCCACGGGCAACGCctgcctcgtcctcctcctccacctccacctccacctccacctcccccgcCGTAGCCATGGTGACGCAGGCGGAGCCGCTGAATCTCAGCAGGCGGGGTGGACTCAAGAGGTCAGCGGGAGACGACGCGGATCCGTCCCTGGAACACGACAGCATGGACGACGGCCCGTCGTGGTCTCCTGCTGCCAAGCAACCGCGGCTGGACGCGGACGGCCTCCCGCTGAAGCCCAACGGCGGCGTGTTCCGCTTCCCGCTGTTCCAGGACCAGCCGGCCGACCTCAGCCTGCCCTGCCGCGTCCGAGCGCTCCTCAGGGAGAGCCGCCGCCTGACCGCCAAGGGCCCCGACGCTGCCGCCGAACCCATGGACACGCTCCCACGACCAGCCACCACCTCCAACAGCGCCCTCTGCAGGCCTGGAGACAGCCCCGCGGTGGAGGAGCAGAAAGAGGCAGCAGGCCTGGGGGTTCCCCTAGCTGGAGTCAACAGCGCCGCCTGCAGGCCTGGAGGCAGCCCCACTATAGAGCAGGAGAATGGGGCAGCAGGGCTGGGGGTTCCCCTAGCTGCAGTCTGCCCCACGGTGGAGGAGCGCAGTACTGCACCTGAGCTGGACTGCCCCCTGAGTGGGGCAGGAAGTGGGGGTGTGGAGGCAGGAAGTAGGGGTGCGGAGGCAGGAAGTGAGGGTGCGGAGGCAGGAAGTGGCGGGGCGGACGGAACACTGGACGCAGGGCTTGGTGGCGAGAGCCTCGTGGAGGTCACCAGCAAACAGATGAAACATGGCAAAGGTGACCACACACAGCTGGCCAATAGGGTACTAGATACTCAGGACTATGTTGAGCTGCCCAATGGGAAGCTAGACACGCTTGGTGACCACAATGTGCTGGCCAATGGGGATTCAGATGCCCAGGGCAGCCACAGGAAGCTGGCCAATGGGGAGCCAGACGCTCAGGCTTATGAAATGACACTGGCCAATGGTAAGACAGACATTAAAGATGACCACATGGCACTGACCAATGGGGTGTCAGATGGTGACCATGACGACAGAGCCCTGACCAATGGGGAGGGAGATGCGGTGGGTTCCTTCATTTCACTCATTCTGCCCGACTCCCCTCCCCATAGCCACTGCAACCCTGTCGCCAGCACTCTCCTGagttaa